A stretch of DNA from Gottschalkia acidurici 9a:
TATGCAGGTATATACTCTACTTTATTATAGATTTGCTTTTTATTTTTTAAAGATATATCCTTTAAAGCTTTAACTAGCTTCTCTATATCTTCTAATCTATCACCTATAGAGATTATAGCAAGTATATTATTTAAATCTGCCAGCTCTATTTGTATGTTATATTCTTCTCTAAGTATAGACTCAAGCTCATAGCCTGTATATCCCATTTTTATAACGTTTATACTAAGTTTTGTTTCATCAAAGTCAAAGCAACCTGACTTTCCTATTAGTTCTTTTCCAAATGCATATAAGCCATCTATTTTATTTATTTCTTCACGTGCCCATCTAGCTATTTGTAAAGTATTTTCTAGCATATCTCTTCCTTTAATAGCTATTTGCTTTCTAGCTATATCTATAGAACACATTAATAAATATGAACCACTTGATGTATATATTAAATTTAAAATATCTCTTACTTTCCTTGGACTAATCTTCTTATTCCTTATTAGAAGAGCAGAGCTTTGGGTAAGTGAACCACATGTTTTATGCATACTTATTACACTCATATCTGCACCTGATTCCATAGCTGTTAATGGTAAGGCATCATGAAAATGCATATGGGGTCCATGAGCCTCATCGACTAGTACTAACATATTCTTTTCATGAGCAATTTTTACTATTGACTTTATGTCTGATGTGTAACCATAATATGTGGGATTTATTATAAGAACTGCTTTTGCATTTGGATGTGACTCTATAGCTCTTTCAACTTTTTCAACAGTTACTCCATTTGCTATACCTATTTCATCATTAACCTCCGGATATATATATACTGGTTTTGCACCACTCAATATTATTCCACCAATCACTGATTTATGTGCATTTCTAGGTATTATTATCTCGTCACCGGGCT
This window harbors:
- a CDS encoding aminotransferase class I/II-fold pyridoxal phosphate-dependent enzyme, with translation MNNQNETPLFDAVKKYVDDGVTPFHVPGHKHGRGISELRDYIGSKALNMDVNGMADLDYFNNPTGVIYESEKLLASAFGAEEAFFLLNGTTSGIHAMIMSVCKPGDEIIIPRNAHKSVIGGIILSGAKPVYIYPEVNDEIGIANGVTVEKVERAIESHPNAKAVLIINPTYYGYTSDIKSIVKIAHEKNMLVLVDEAHGPHMHFHDALPLTAMESGADMSVISMHKTCGSLTQSSALLIRNKKISPRKVRDILNLIYTSSGSYLLMCSIDIARKQIAIKGRDMLENTLQIARWAREEINKIDGLYAFGKELIGKSGCFDFDETKLSINVIKMGYTGYELESILREEYNIQIELADLNNILAIISIGDRLEDIEKLVKALKDISLKNKKQIYNKVEYIPAYTSNMISPREAYYMNKRLLKLSESEGKIAGEMVMAYPPGIPVICIGEVITKEIIDYINILKNEKCQLQGTTDPLVNHIKVLDL